In a single window of the Anaerocolumna cellulosilytica genome:
- a CDS encoding ankyrin repeat domain-containing protein → MDNNIFITACKNGQKGVVLALLKKGGFDVNKRDSLGNTALYYASGKGAKDIVKAILEAGADASLANNNSNTPLHIVSQSGNKDIIKALLEAGADINATDNQGKTPLIYTVIAGRTETAKTLLKAGADKTLKDNQGLSAIDYATSAGLRDLIELLQYSGQNKDAKGNTPLHQACFNGQSEVVQVLLKHPDVMIDALNDAGDSPLNIACRIKSVVIVEELLKHKADTNLKLLNGNAPLHFLAHQGNQAIGKLLIKYGADVNIKNESSETPLIVAALSGNNDFVNLLIEHEADVKAVDNTGHNALYYASEGGYTEIVESLLTAGSDM, encoded by the coding sequence AAATAAACGTGATTCTTTGGGAAATACTGCCCTATATTATGCTTCCGGAAAAGGTGCCAAAGATATTGTAAAAGCTATCTTGGAGGCAGGAGCAGATGCAAGTCTTGCAAATAATAACAGCAATACACCGCTGCATATTGTCTCCCAAAGCGGTAATAAAGATATTATAAAAGCATTGCTGGAGGCGGGTGCAGATATTAATGCAACGGATAACCAGGGAAAAACTCCGCTTATTTATACAGTAATTGCAGGAAGAACAGAAACAGCAAAAACTTTACTAAAAGCAGGAGCGGATAAAACCTTAAAAGACAATCAGGGATTATCAGCCATTGATTATGCCACTTCTGCAGGACTGAGAGACCTTATTGAGTTACTGCAATATAGTGGTCAGAATAAAGATGCAAAAGGAAATACCCCTCTTCATCAAGCTTGTTTCAATGGACAAAGTGAAGTGGTACAAGTTCTGTTGAAACATCCGGATGTTATGATTGATGCGTTGAATGATGCAGGTGATTCACCATTAAATATTGCATGCCGTATAAAAAGTGTTGTCATAGTAGAAGAGCTGTTAAAACACAAGGCGGATACAAATCTTAAGCTGTTAAATGGGAATGCACCTTTGCATTTTCTTGCACATCAGGGAAATCAGGCAATAGGTAAGTTGCTGATAAAATATGGAGCAGATGTCAATATTAAGAATGAAAGCAGTGAAACACCATTAATTGTTGCCGCACTTTCAGGAAATAACGATTTTGTGAATTTATTAATCGAGCATGAAGCTGATGTAAAGGCTGTTGATAATACGGGACATAATGCACTTTACTATGCTAGTGAAGGCGGATATACAGAAATTGTGGAGTCCCTCCTCACTGCTGGTTCAGATATGTAA
- a CDS encoding right-handed parallel beta-helix repeat-containing protein produces MKKAKKVICIMLTMLYILSMCLTSYAATDAETTSAPKNYACYYVDNNGSDSNNGSKQAPFQTIQRAKEAVRTRIGEGRLPEGGARIYLRGGIYYMYDSLVFEPEDSGYEEGKIIYTAYPGEEVRISGSKPIEQSWFRPITEEEKTPIIDQEAASRVMVADLRNNGITEYGELNTRGYHYFNKGQYMAAELIVNGENQTLARYPNEGTIPVNNKNLLPEEMSFKYENERPSSWVNATDAWICGTLSINYENNYYPIDNINTTEKKIKLKEGKIKTYYTNGWYFAENLLEEMDQVGEYYIDRENGKLYYLPPEDFNTNNYTIELSTIGNPIFYFNGAKNIAVKNMTIEGGRGYAALGTTKDYKIMTYGEFLRKNNMTNPITFDPNSTHFLRLADPLNYPEAQVFPGHIWDGFLDDGAGVQGIEFRNCQIRNFGQGGLIFRGTKIKLEYNEIKNIGGTGIFMSGGDYETLTSSENSIINNTIHRVGYQHRAYNPALAIQGVGCRVAYNDVYDGPHCIINFGGNDHIFEYNKIHDAVKECLDMDAIYTRNEISPQQRGSMFRNNYIYNLGIYPVGEYIKQFNVCGIRTDNNGHALQIYNNIFANIGSNKANNVVAVRAQGTRSVIKANLFLDCSATYWGFDSYKPSMTWNTEDEETRRRLELVKTYAANPVYAAKYPELLTFHQEFYAAVATNVFDENLTVNIKFPLSTINGTPLPSGARGATELILGTNNIATTNDPGFNGYSNGDYELQTGLTLLDQIPNYKNHNMKEFGPKSFNAKVLTEDLADYVINLDTNTVSKELLMKNLMEVTNYLNKEQYKLALLNIKLFMAKVWLQTPWIINTEQSDVIFNDSLSICKTIWEEAQRKAESKSDNRIDQIFDFLHSFTIETDKTEKYNALLDTMDDLIDSVQ; encoded by the coding sequence ATGAAAAAGGCAAAAAAGGTTATATGTATCATGTTGACTATGCTTTATATTTTGTCCATGTGCCTGACAAGCTATGCAGCAACCGATGCGGAAACAACCTCTGCACCAAAGAATTATGCCTGTTATTATGTTGATAATAACGGCAGTGATAGTAACAACGGCAGTAAACAGGCTCCTTTTCAAACAATACAAAGGGCAAAGGAGGCGGTGCGAACACGAATCGGTGAAGGCAGACTGCCAGAAGGAGGCGCAAGGATATATCTTCGTGGGGGTATCTACTATATGTACGATTCGCTGGTCTTTGAACCTGAGGACTCCGGTTACGAAGAGGGAAAGATTATATACACAGCTTATCCGGGAGAGGAGGTAAGGATATCCGGAAGTAAACCCATTGAACAGAGTTGGTTCCGACCCATAACGGAGGAAGAGAAAACACCGATTATTGATCAGGAGGCTGCCAGTAGAGTAATGGTTGCTGATTTAAGAAACAATGGTATCACCGAGTATGGGGAACTGAATACCAGGGGGTATCATTATTTCAACAAAGGCCAGTATATGGCAGCGGAATTAATTGTCAATGGAGAAAATCAGACCCTTGCGCGCTATCCTAATGAGGGAACTATCCCGGTTAATAACAAGAATCTGCTGCCGGAGGAAATGTCCTTTAAGTATGAAAATGAAAGGCCGTCAAGTTGGGTAAATGCAACGGATGCGTGGATTTGCGGTACTTTATCGATTAATTATGAAAATAATTATTATCCAATTGATAATATTAATACGACAGAGAAAAAAATTAAGCTAAAGGAAGGAAAGATAAAGACCTATTATACAAACGGTTGGTATTTTGCAGAAAATCTTCTGGAAGAAATGGATCAGGTAGGAGAATATTACATAGACCGTGAAAATGGAAAGCTTTATTATCTACCGCCCGAAGATTTTAATACTAATAATTATACGATTGAACTATCTACCATAGGTAATCCTATATTCTATTTTAATGGTGCAAAAAATATTGCTGTAAAAAATATGACTATTGAAGGTGGAAGAGGGTATGCGGCCCTGGGAACAACAAAGGATTACAAGATAATGACATATGGGGAGTTTTTAAGAAAGAACAATATGACAAATCCGATTACCTTTGACCCTAACTCTACTCATTTTCTCAGACTGGCGGATCCTTTGAATTATCCTGAAGCCCAGGTATTTCCAGGCCATATCTGGGATGGTTTTCTGGATGACGGAGCGGGAGTCCAGGGGATAGAATTCAGAAATTGCCAGATACGTAATTTTGGTCAAGGGGGATTAATATTCAGAGGGACTAAGATTAAGTTAGAATATAATGAAATAAAAAACATCGGCGGAACAGGAATATTTATGTCCGGTGGCGATTATGAGACCCTGACATCAAGTGAGAATTCAATAATAAACAATACAATACACAGAGTCGGATACCAGCATAGAGCTTATAATCCCGCGCTTGCCATACAAGGAGTTGGATGCAGAGTGGCTTATAATGATGTTTATGACGGACCACATTGTATTATAAACTTTGGTGGAAATGACCATATCTTTGAATATAATAAGATTCATGACGCAGTAAAAGAGTGTTTGGATATGGATGCTATATATACCCGAAATGAAATCAGTCCTCAGCAAAGGGGATCTATGTTCAGAAACAATTATATCTATAATCTTGGTATCTATCCCGTAGGTGAATATATCAAACAATTTAACGTTTGCGGAATAAGGACGGATAATAATGGACATGCACTGCAAATTTACAATAATATCTTTGCTAATATTGGCTCCAATAAAGCCAATAATGTGGTGGCAGTCAGAGCCCAGGGAACCCGTAGTGTTATAAAAGCAAATTTATTCTTAGACTGTTCGGCTACCTACTGGGGTTTTGACAGTTATAAACCATCAATGACTTGGAATACTGAGGATGAAGAAACCAGAAGGAGACTGGAGCTTGTAAAAACCTATGCTGCTAATCCTGTCTATGCTGCTAAGTACCCGGAGCTTTTAACTTTTCATCAGGAATTTTATGCGGCAGTAGCAACAAATGTATTTGATGAGAATTTGACTGTGAATATTAAGTTTCCCCTAAGTACGATAAATGGAACCCCCCTTCCAAGCGGTGCAAGAGGAGCCACAGAACTAATACTCGGCACAAACAATATAGCTACGACAAATGATCCTGGGTTTAATGGGTACAGTAATGGAGACTATGAACTTCAGACAGGGCTTACTCTGCTGGATCAAATTCCAAATTACAAGAACCATAATATGAAAGAATTTGGCCCTAAGAGTTTTAATGCAAAGGTTTTGACAGAAGATTTGGCAGACTATGTCATTAATCTGGATACTAATACAGTATCAAAAGAGTTGTTAATGAAAAATCTGATGGAAGTAACGAATTATCTGAACAAAGAACAGTATAAGCTGGCATTGTTAAATATAAAATTATTTATGGCAAAAGTTTGGCTTCAAACCCCTTGGATTATCAACACAGAACAATCTGA